One segment of Brassica napus cultivar Da-Ae chromosome C3, Da-Ae, whole genome shotgun sequence DNA contains the following:
- the LOC106384110 gene encoding uncharacterized protein LOC106384110 has protein sequence MVEVELDKPFPQKVAAWDKQGNFSLVDVEYSWLPTSCERCGQIGHKSKRCLSISGLKAATPATERKDSVVAHVFESPTDASQPEMNIHKVIDVSSETSQEAAVAKRDATLSDILIPSQAKEAMSMATIQASNSQRCISHAPVSDQPATPKDDTSCICDEVIEKINSTDMDDLVSVATISVLENLYESPTVICVNETIESPLTESALIKQHTESLVIQTSAEVCKESSRMQKIDLGSNQFASLTSLEGEKEYQLELDESSGPIELLTLSEKRLLRERPVEPSAKGMEWQLQSTSRGRGNRGRENRGRLR, from the coding sequence ATGGTGGAAGTTGAGTTAGATAAACCTTTTCCACAGAAAGTTGCTGCTTGGGATAAGCAAGGGAACTTTTCTTTGGTTGATGTGGAATACTCTTGGCTTCCTACATCATGTGAGAGATGTGGTCAGATTGGGCATAAATCAAAGAGATGTTTATCTATTTCTGGTCTTAAGGCAGCTACACCAGCTACTGAGAGAAAGGATTCAGTAGTCGCCCATGTCTTTGAATCACCTACTGATGCTTCACAACCCGAAATGAATATTCATAAAGTCATAGATGTCTCTTCAGAAACATCACAGGAAGCTGCTGTGGCTAAAAGAGATGCAACACTTTCAGATATTCTAATCCCATCTCAAGCTAAAGAAGCTATGTCAATGGCAACGATACAAGCATCTAACTCTCAAAGATGTATTTCGCATGCTCCTGTTTCAGACCAGCCAGCTACACCAAAAGATGATACATCTTGCATATGTGATGAGGTGATTGAAAAAATTAATTCTACTGATATGGATGATCTGGTTTCTGTAGCTACTATTTCAGTGCTAGAAAACTTGTATGAGTCACCAACAGTTATTTGTGTCAATGAAACAATTGAGTCTCCGCTTACGGAGTCTGCCCTAATAAAGCAACACACAGAGTCTTTAGTCATTCAAACCTCAGCCGAGGTTTGCAAGGAAAGTAGCAGAATGCAGAAGATTGATTTGGGCTCAAATCAGTTTGCCTCTTTAACTTCCTTAGAAGGAGAAAAAGAATATCAATTGGAATTGGATGAAAGTTCTGGTCCAATAGAACTTTTGACACTTTCAGAGAAAAGACTCCTTCGAGAAAGACCGGTTGAACCCTCAGCAAAAGGTATGGAATGGCAATTGCAATCCACGTCTCGCGGACGAGGAAATAGAGGACGTGAAAACCGTGGGAGACTACGGTAG